One genomic segment of Kogia breviceps isolate mKogBre1 chromosome 11, mKogBre1 haplotype 1, whole genome shotgun sequence includes these proteins:
- the LOC131765733 gene encoding peptidyl-prolyl cis-trans isomerase A, which translates to MVNPTVFFDIAVDGEPLGRVSFELFADKVPKTAENFRALSTGEKGFGYKGSCFHRIIPGFMCQGGDFTRHNGTGGKSIYGEKFDDENFLLKHTGPGILSMANAGPNTNGSQFFICTAKTEWLDGKHVVFGKVKEGMNIVEAMERFGSRNGKTSKKITIADCGQI; encoded by the coding sequence ATGGTCAATCCTACCGTGTTCTTTGACATCGCCGTCGACGGCGAGCCCTTGGGCCGCGTCTCCTTTGAGCTGTTTGCAGACAAAGTTCCAAAGACAGCAGAAAACTTTCGTGCTCTGAGCACTGGGGAGAAAGGCTTTGGTTATAAAGGTTCCTGCTTTCACAGAATAATTCCGGGATTTATGTGCCAGGGTGGTGACTTCACACGCCATAATGGCACTGGTGGCAAGTCCATCTATGGGGAGAAATTTGATGATGAGAATTTCCTCCTGAAGCATACGGGTCCTGGCATCTTGTCCATGGCAAATGCTGGCCCCAACACAAACGGTTCCCAGTTTTTCATCTGCACTGCCAAGACTGAGTGGTTGGATGGCAAGCATGTGGTCTTTGGCAAGGTGAAAGAGGGCATGAATATTGTGGAAGCCATGGAGCGCTTTGGGTCCAGGAATGGCAAGACCAGCAAGAAGATCACCATTGCTGACTGTGGACAAATCTAA